One Thermosphaera aggregans DNA segment encodes these proteins:
- a CDS encoding 30S ribosomal protein S8e: MSFYQGNDLRKPTGGVKGVHRGKRKRELGSPPTLTVLAGEEDRRIVRVRGGSVKVRVKKALYVNVYNPKEKSCRKVKILSVVETPSNPQNARFQIISKGTIVKTELGLVRITSRPGQDGVLNGVLIEK, translated from the coding sequence ATGTCGTTTTACCAGGGTAATGATTTGAGGAAGCCTACGGGAGGGGTGAAAGGGGTTCACAGGGGTAAGAGAAAGCGTGAGCTGGGTTCTCCCCCAACCCTCACGGTTCTGGCTGGGGAGGAGGATAGGAGGATTGTAAGGGTGAGAGGGGGGAGTGTGAAGGTTAGGGTGAAGAAAGCGCTTTACGTAAACGTGTATAATCCGAAGGAGAAGTCCTGCAGGAAGGTTAAAATCCTCAGCGTTGTTGAAACCCCGTCTAACCCTCAAAACGCCAGGTTCCAGATTATTTCGAAAGGCACTATAGTCAAGACTGAGCTGGGGCTTGTCAGGATAACATCCAGGCCTGGGCAGGATGGAGTGCTGAACGGGGTTCTCATCGAGAAGTAG
- a CDS encoding ATP/GTP-binding protein: MPYYIIVLGTAGSGKTTLTSMLMSYLDSHQMDVATVNLDPAVEDLPYNPDVDIREWVDAREVMAKQGLGPNGALIASVDMLALNISELKDQVDSLRSNYVIIDTPGQLEIFAFRDSGPVVLRTIIGDSKAVSLFLIDGLYAVKPSNLFSAMLLSASTFFRIKYPQINVFTKIDLLSEAEYSGLLSMIESPEELASRVVEDAEANLMWSSEEVYSLAEKLYTFESVSVSNNSGQGFDDLYASIQRVVAGGEDYFTEEPNPLL, translated from the coding sequence ATCCCCTACTACATTATCGTCCTAGGCACGGCGGGAAGCGGTAAGACCACTTTGACAAGCATGTTGATGAGCTATCTCGACTCCCATCAAATGGATGTAGCCACGGTGAACCTTGACCCCGCTGTCGAGGACCTTCCCTACAATCCAGACGTTGATATTAGGGAGTGGGTGGATGCTCGGGAAGTGATGGCTAAGCAGGGGCTTGGACCTAACGGCGCGTTAATAGCCTCCGTTGACATGCTTGCCCTCAACATCAGCGAGTTGAAGGATCAGGTGGATTCTCTGAGATCAAACTACGTTATAATCGACACGCCGGGGCAGCTGGAGATATTTGCCTTCAGGGATTCGGGGCCTGTTGTCTTGAGAACTATAATAGGGGATTCGAAAGCAGTGTCGCTCTTCCTGATCGATGGCTTGTACGCGGTGAAACCCAGCAACCTGTTCTCGGCGATGCTGCTGTCTGCTTCAACATTCTTCAGGATAAAGTATCCTCAGATTAACGTCTTCACCAAGATAGACCTGCTCTCCGAGGCCGAGTACTCCGGCCTGCTCTCAATGATTGAGAGCCCGGAGGAGTTGGCTAGCAGGGTTGTGGAGGATGCTGAGGCCAACCTCATGTGGTCTTCCGAGGAGGTTTACAGTTTAGCTGAAAAGCTGTACACGTTTGAATCAGTATCGGTTTCCAACAACTCGGGACAGGGCTTTGATGATTTGTACGCGAGCATTCAAAGGGTTGTGGCGGGAGGGGAAGACTACTTTACCGAGGAGCCCAACCCTCTCCTATAG
- a CDS encoding helix-turn-helix transcriptional regulator — translation MTSQLDYKLNDDDVKILKYLSRNTNKTVYQSELWKELKLDSRAVSRSLQKLESMGFVRRKEAVVNGRKTFLIEPENQKIQETLTALRTQGPGAEFEGVLDIVCVSCPFIYRCYQGGYYDPTNCSMLSEYIKKQVETASKLVKPSS, via the coding sequence ATGACGTCCCAGCTAGACTACAAGCTGAACGATGACGACGTGAAGATATTGAAGTATTTGTCGAGAAACACGAATAAAACCGTGTATCAGAGTGAGCTCTGGAAAGAGTTGAAGCTGGATAGTCGCGCGGTTTCAAGGTCTTTGCAGAAACTGGAAAGCATGGGCTTTGTAAGAAGGAAGGAAGCAGTGGTTAACGGTCGGAAAACTTTCTTGATAGAACCTGAAAACCAGAAAATACAGGAAACTCTCACAGCGCTGAGGACGCAAGGCCCTGGCGCGGAGTTTGAAGGCGTGCTAGACATCGTGTGTGTTAGCTGCCCGTTCATATATCGATGCTACCAGGGAGGGTACTACGACCCCACTAACTGTTCAATGCTTTCAGAGTACATTAAGAAGCAGGTTGAAACAGCTTCTAAGTTGGTTAAGCCGAGTAGTTAG
- the uppS gene encoding polyprenyl diphosphate synthase — protein MSGKKLRLEAITLKAGRKLLKPFYKVYEKWLWLQIKNGPFPEHVGIIPDGNRRWARKVGLDPAEGHLFGYEKIKETLRWIWDLNIKHVTIYAMSTENCKHRPPKEREKLFELAFKGLNELKNLSEIHKHRVRVRIIGDYSLVPNHLITAIKELEEETKDYDNYTLNIALCYGGRQEILDAIKKIVSDVVENRLNPSDITEEVFKKYLYTTGSPDPDLIIRTSGEERISNFLLWQSAYSELYFCDVYWPEFRKIDFWRAIRSYQFRERRFGR, from the coding sequence TTGAGTGGGAAGAAGCTTAGGCTTGAAGCAATTACTCTTAAAGCTGGGAGGAAGCTGTTGAAGCCTTTCTACAAGGTTTACGAGAAGTGGCTTTGGTTGCAGATAAAGAACGGCCCCTTCCCCGAGCACGTGGGCATTATCCCGGATGGCAACAGGAGATGGGCTAGGAAGGTTGGGCTGGATCCTGCGGAGGGGCATTTGTTCGGTTACGAGAAGATAAAGGAGACTCTGCGCTGGATATGGGATTTAAACATTAAGCATGTAACAATCTATGCGATGAGCACTGAGAACTGCAAGCATAGGCCTCCCAAGGAGAGGGAGAAGCTTTTCGAGCTGGCATTCAAAGGGCTTAACGAGCTGAAAAACCTTAGCGAAATCCACAAGCACAGGGTAAGGGTGAGGATAATAGGGGACTACTCCCTGGTCCCTAACCACCTTATCACTGCTATAAAGGAGCTTGAAGAAGAGACTAAGGATTACGACAACTACACCTTGAACATAGCGCTATGCTATGGAGGCAGGCAGGAAATCCTGGACGCTATTAAGAAGATAGTGAGCGATGTCGTGGAAAATAGGCTTAACCCGAGCGATATTACGGAAGAAGTCTTCAAGAAATACCTTTACACTACCGGCTCCCCCGACCCAGACCTCATAATAAGGACAAGCGGGGAGGAGAGGATAAGCAACTTCCTCCTGTGGCAGTCAGCCTATAGCGAGCTGTACTTCTGCGATGTCTACTGGCCCGAGTTCAGGAAGATAGATTTCTGGAGAGCTATTAGAAGCTACCAGTTCCGTGAGAGAAGGTTTGGAAGATAG
- a CDS encoding acetate--CoA ligase family protein yields the protein MIDKFFNPGSVAIIGASDKPGKVGKVILENFLKKFNGKIYPVNPNYDVIMGLKCYKSVSELPEAPDLAVIVIPAPGVPSVLEELGAKGTRAVVIISGGFRETNTPQGEMLEEKVKEIAGKYGIRIIGPNCIGIFDNWSGVDTFFLPDEKMKRPPKGHVGFISQSGAFASAIIDWMAYNNIGVSRAVSYGNKVDVDDVDLLRFFTEDDKTKIVLMYMEGLKTSRGKEFIKAARELVKVKPVVIYKAGKTSRGSMAAASHTAALAGDYSLYRSAIKQAGLIEAESFDEIMDIAKVFLTQPLMNGNRVYVVTDAGGVGVMLTDALTTQGFEMPRTPPDLKEELRSILPAHCIVENPIDLTGDTDDERYMKVLEKILPRNDVDAVVVVALPQVPGIRGLLADYLIESKNKYGKPIIAVAIGGEEAKKISLKLESGGIPVFESPERAAKALKALYTYSMIKKRCD from the coding sequence ATGATCGACAAGTTCTTCAACCCGGGATCGGTAGCCATAATAGGCGCGAGCGATAAGCCGGGAAAAGTTGGAAAGGTGATACTCGAGAACTTTTTGAAAAAATTCAACGGGAAAATATACCCTGTTAACCCGAATTACGATGTGATAATGGGGTTGAAATGCTATAAGAGTGTTTCAGAGCTTCCTGAAGCACCAGATCTTGCGGTCATAGTCATACCGGCGCCGGGAGTGCCATCCGTCCTGGAGGAGCTCGGTGCCAAGGGCACCAGGGCTGTTGTAATCATAAGCGGGGGCTTCAGGGAAACCAACACTCCCCAGGGAGAAATGCTTGAGGAGAAGGTAAAGGAGATAGCGGGGAAGTACGGGATCAGGATTATCGGCCCTAACTGCATAGGAATATTTGACAACTGGAGCGGGGTTGACACGTTCTTCCTTCCCGATGAAAAAATGAAGAGGCCTCCTAAAGGCCATGTTGGATTCATCAGCCAGAGCGGGGCTTTCGCGTCGGCAATCATTGACTGGATGGCTTACAACAACATCGGGGTTTCAAGAGCTGTGAGCTATGGGAACAAGGTAGATGTTGACGATGTCGACCTGTTGAGGTTTTTCACCGAGGATGACAAGACAAAGATAGTTTTAATGTATATGGAGGGTTTGAAGACCAGCCGGGGCAAAGAGTTCATTAAAGCAGCCAGAGAGCTCGTCAAGGTTAAGCCTGTAGTCATCTATAAGGCAGGTAAAACAAGCAGGGGCAGCATGGCTGCAGCCAGCCACACTGCTGCTCTCGCAGGAGACTACAGCCTCTACAGGTCGGCGATAAAGCAGGCAGGGCTGATTGAGGCTGAATCCTTTGATGAGATCATGGATATTGCCAAAGTATTCCTAACCCAGCCCTTGATGAATGGTAATAGGGTTTACGTTGTAACGGATGCAGGAGGTGTTGGAGTAATGTTGACGGACGCGTTGACCACGCAGGGTTTTGAAATGCCGCGGACGCCTCCTGATTTAAAGGAGGAGTTAAGAAGCATCCTCCCAGCTCACTGCATTGTTGAAAACCCCATCGACCTGACAGGTGACACTGACGATGAGAGATATATGAAGGTCCTGGAGAAGATTCTGCCTCGAAACGATGTTGACGCTGTGGTTGTTGTAGCTCTCCCACAGGTTCCAGGTATTAGGGGATTGCTAGCCGACTACTTGATAGAGTCGAAGAACAAGTATGGTAAGCCAATAATAGCGGTTGCCATAGGTGGTGAAGAAGCCAAGAAGATCTCTCTGAAACTGGAATCCGGTGGAATACCTGTTTTCGAATCGCCCGAGAGGGCTGCGAAAGCCCTAAAAGCGTTATATACTTATAGCATGATAAAGAAGAGGTGTGATTAG
- a CDS encoding coiled-coil protein produces MGSLMESSTIRSQIEALTAELNSIRERIKEAKEERARIIEELKTLRAERARLLNDLPGLREKYKSIVSKRRELIESFKNLANEKKARLAELRELVELLRAKNTQIREMEKEARTPTSILREEINRLEWQLQTKVLTLEEENRIINKIKRLSELLAKAEALRKEKNSTLEMKALVSSLKIQVEDLSKKLSNLREEINKLSQERDLLKSRIDEIVKRNLELKTVINEKQEQVNKLSATIDELVRKQGEIREKLTQLHKELEKSRITQIIDAKKQEVMEKLRKGGKLTFEELKILYGEPEDFESE; encoded by the coding sequence ATGGGTAGTTTAATGGAGTCATCCACGATAAGGTCTCAAATAGAGGCTTTAACTGCGGAGCTTAACAGTATTAGGGAAAGGATTAAGGAAGCGAAGGAGGAAAGAGCAAGGATAATTGAAGAGCTTAAGACGTTGCGTGCTGAGAGAGCCAGGTTGCTCAACGACCTCCCGGGTCTGAGGGAAAAGTATAAATCCATCGTGTCCAAGAGGCGGGAGCTAATAGAGAGCTTCAAAAACCTGGCTAATGAGAAGAAGGCAAGGCTTGCTGAGCTGAGAGAGCTGGTTGAGCTTTTACGAGCGAAGAATACTCAGATACGTGAGATGGAGAAGGAGGCTAGGACGCCGACATCCATCCTTAGGGAGGAGATAAACCGTCTTGAATGGCAGTTGCAGACAAAGGTTTTGACTCTTGAAGAAGAGAACAGGATTATTAACAAGATTAAAAGGCTTAGCGAGCTCCTGGCTAAAGCCGAGGCATTGAGGAAGGAGAAGAACAGTACTCTTGAAATGAAAGCCCTGGTTTCAAGCCTTAAAATCCAAGTCGAGGACTTATCGAAGAAGCTGAGCAACCTTCGCGAAGAAATCAACAAGCTGTCGCAGGAGAGGGACTTGTTGAAGAGCAGGATAGATGAGATTGTTAAAAGGAATCTAGAGCTGAAAACAGTGATTAATGAGAAGCAGGAACAGGTGAACAAGCTCTCGGCAACCATCGATGAGCTTGTGAGGAAGCAGGGCGAGATCAGGGAGAAGCTGACCCAGCTTCACAAGGAGCTGGAGAAGTCCAGGATTACTCAGATTATAGATGCGAAGAAGCAGGAGGTTATGGAGAAGCTGAGGAAGGGTGGTAAGCTCACTTTCGAGGAGCTTAAAATACTGTATGGGGAGCCTGAGGATTTCGAATCCGAGTAA
- the prs gene encoding ribose-phosphate diphosphokinase — MSAVIVPGRNYSEQAARIASILNYPLAKVYWKEFPDGEQYVRIENPELLSAKTAVVVNTMYPGQDRSIMETLMLVDACARAGAIDVKLVIPYLAYSRQDKLFLPGEPVSFSIVLKTLRNAGATGLVTVDSHSPERLAEFQGETVNLLVSDLLVQEALKYSSNPVVIAPDKGALKRAEYAAVKLGLRFDYLVKTRDRVTGQVSYQPREISISGEDIVIVDDIISTGGTIAEASKLLLENGASSIIVAATHGLMLGNALEKIRAAGVRKIILADTLASRIRDDLVEYTDVSRRLAEAVEKVLEQVE, encoded by the coding sequence ATGAGCGCTGTGATCGTGCCTGGTAGAAATTACTCGGAGCAGGCGGCGAGAATAGCTTCAATCCTGAACTATCCATTAGCTAAGGTTTACTGGAAGGAGTTCCCAGACGGCGAGCAGTACGTGAGGATTGAAAACCCGGAGCTGCTGAGCGCTAAGACCGCTGTGGTGGTTAACACTATGTACCCCGGTCAGGACAGGAGCATTATGGAAACCTTAATGCTTGTTGACGCCTGCGCAAGAGCTGGGGCGATAGACGTTAAACTAGTCATACCGTACCTTGCGTATTCGAGGCAGGACAAGCTTTTCCTGCCCGGGGAGCCTGTTTCCTTCAGCATCGTTCTGAAAACCCTGCGGAATGCTGGAGCCACCGGGCTGGTAACGGTTGACTCGCACAGCCCGGAGAGGTTGGCGGAGTTTCAGGGAGAGACTGTAAATCTTCTCGTCTCAGACCTTCTTGTTCAGGAGGCTCTCAAGTACTCCTCAAACCCTGTAGTCATAGCTCCTGACAAGGGAGCTCTTAAGAGAGCGGAGTACGCTGCTGTTAAGCTAGGCTTGAGGTTCGACTATTTGGTGAAAACCCGGGACAGGGTGACAGGGCAGGTATCATACCAGCCGCGCGAGATAAGCATAAGTGGGGAGGACATAGTCATAGTGGACGATATCATAAGCACTGGCGGCACAATAGCTGAGGCTTCGAAACTACTCCTAGAGAACGGGGCTTCATCAATAATCGTAGCCGCCACGCACGGCCTTATGCTCGGAAACGCGCTGGAGAAAATACGTGCCGCAGGTGTGAGGAAGATTATCCTAGCAGACACTCTCGCGTCCAGGATTCGAGATGATTTAGTAGAGTACACCGATGTCTCCAGGAGACTGGCTGAAGCTGTTGAAAAGGTGCTGGAACAGGTTGAGTGA
- a CDS encoding transcription initiation factor IIB family protein — MKAVCRFCGSTQIVFDESLNALVCAGCGLVLDEKPVYNGFESGGKTDSAPRYSGAFTNRVHDHGVGGTEIAGSILSHVKSGRTWAAKHYDIRVDKSNRIVKKGLTELNELIKILKPPSSVQETAADLTSQTVRGMNYKEKTLRRIAAAALYLAYKIHNQPKAARTFAQEVGISMDDLWEGIRKIREIVKDVKIEPQKYDPRTYVSIIVKKLSLPSEVEVLANKLLSATEEVHLSGKSPASLAAASVYLASIISNNKRNQLEVGGSVGLTDVAVRNAYDSIVKNTYIDIIM; from the coding sequence GTGAAAGCGGTGTGCAGGTTCTGCGGCTCGACTCAAATAGTTTTCGACGAATCCCTCAACGCCCTGGTCTGCGCAGGCTGCGGGCTAGTACTGGATGAGAAGCCTGTTTACAACGGGTTTGAATCAGGCGGGAAGACGGACTCAGCCCCAAGATACAGCGGCGCGTTCACGAACAGGGTTCACGACCACGGGGTCGGTGGAACCGAGATCGCCGGTAGCATTCTCTCACATGTTAAATCAGGTAGGACATGGGCTGCCAAGCACTACGATATCAGAGTGGACAAGTCCAACAGGATTGTGAAGAAAGGGTTGACGGAGCTTAACGAGCTGATAAAGATTTTGAAGCCTCCTTCAAGTGTTCAGGAAACAGCTGCCGATCTGACAAGCCAGACGGTTAGAGGTATGAACTACAAGGAGAAAACTCTCAGGAGAATTGCGGCCGCAGCGCTTTACTTGGCTTACAAGATCCACAACCAGCCTAAGGCGGCCAGGACCTTCGCGCAGGAAGTAGGGATCAGCATGGATGATTTATGGGAGGGTATCAGGAAGATAAGGGAAATAGTCAAGGACGTTAAAATAGAGCCTCAGAAGTATGACCCGAGAACATATGTCAGCATTATCGTTAAGAAACTCTCGCTACCATCTGAAGTCGAGGTCCTCGCCAATAAGCTCCTCTCCGCTACGGAGGAGGTTCACTTGAGCGGGAAGAGCCCGGCCAGCCTCGCAGCAGCATCGGTCTACCTTGCAAGCATCATATCTAACAATAAGAGAAACCAGCTCGAGGTAGGCGGCTCCGTAGGGTTAACCGACGTGGCTGTGAGAAACGCTTACGACTCAATAGTTAAGAACACGTACATTGACATCATAATGTAG
- a CDS encoding signal recognition particle protein Srp19, protein MSREYRGRKTILYPAYIDSTLSRSEGRRIPSSSAVPSPSIEEIYNAAAKLGLNPVVENDKAYPGRWWVKGRVVVDKKYGKIDLLKKIAAEIKESRARKH, encoded by the coding sequence TTGAGCAGAGAGTATCGCGGGAGGAAAACAATCCTCTATCCCGCGTATATTGATTCAACCCTTTCGAGAAGCGAGGGGAGGAGGATTCCATCTTCCTCAGCCGTTCCCTCGCCCAGCATTGAGGAGATATACAATGCTGCTGCTAAGCTAGGTCTGAACCCTGTTGTTGAAAACGATAAGGCATACCCTGGTAGGTGGTGGGTTAAAGGCAGGGTGGTTGTCGATAAGAAGTACGGTAAGATAGACCTGCTGAAGAAGATAGCCGCGGAGATTAAAGAGAGCAGGGCAAGAAAGCACTAG
- a CDS encoding H/ACA ribonucleoprotein complex subunit GAR1 yields MKKLGRVEQVTRDGNLIIICETPEASRIIGLTVYDEEMRRIGKIVDVIGRVEEPRIVVKLENLETASTVKPGTVYYYKPAPEKRPRRSGRRSGR; encoded by the coding sequence TTGAAAAAGCTTGGACGCGTAGAGCAGGTTACCCGCGACGGCAACCTTATCATAATATGTGAGACACCAGAAGCCTCCAGAATTATCGGCTTAACAGTGTATGATGAGGAAATGAGAAGGATTGGAAAGATAGTGGACGTGATCGGCCGTGTCGAGGAGCCGAGGATAGTGGTGAAGCTTGAAAACCTCGAGACCGCCTCAACGGTTAAACCAGGCACCGTTTACTACTACAAGCCTGCCCCCGAGAAGCGTCCTAGGCGGAGTGGGAGGAGAAGCGGGAGGTGA
- a CDS encoding acetate--CoA ligase family protein, translating into MTPREIIENALNEGRTKLLEHEAFQVIKYYGINSPDVVVVRNGEEAKSLADKIGYPVALKIVSPDISHKSDVGGVKLNLKSPEEVGRAVDEMLKTVRSKAPYARLVGVLMYRMAPQGLEVIIGGVRDGIFGPVVMFGLGGIFVEVLKDVSFRVSPIRMEDALEMIREIKSYKILEGYRGQPPVNKEAIAEMIVKTSKLLEENPEIESIDLNPVMAYPDSAMAVDARIILKKL; encoded by the coding sequence TTGACCCCGAGGGAAATCATTGAAAACGCGTTGAACGAGGGTAGGACTAAGCTGTTAGAGCACGAAGCATTCCAGGTTATAAAATACTATGGAATAAACTCTCCAGACGTGGTCGTGGTCCGCAACGGCGAGGAGGCTAAAAGCCTCGCCGATAAAATAGGCTACCCCGTTGCGCTGAAAATAGTGTCTCCTGACATAAGCCATAAAAGCGATGTTGGAGGAGTTAAGCTAAACCTTAAATCCCCTGAGGAAGTGGGACGCGCTGTCGACGAGATGTTGAAGACGGTGAGATCTAAAGCTCCGTATGCCAGGCTGGTTGGAGTATTAATGTACAGGATGGCCCCCCAGGGGCTTGAAGTAATAATCGGCGGCGTTAGAGACGGAATATTTGGCCCAGTGGTAATGTTCGGCCTGGGAGGAATCTTCGTCGAAGTCTTGAAAGACGTCTCGTTCAGGGTTTCACCGATTAGGATGGAGGATGCATTGGAGATGATCAGGGAGATTAAATCCTACAAGATCCTGGAAGGGTACAGGGGTCAGCCACCGGTGAACAAGGAGGCTATCGCTGAAATGATCGTGAAAACCTCCAAGCTCTTAGAGGAGAATCCAGAGATCGAATCCATAGACTTAAACCCGGTCATGGCCTACCCTGACTCCGCCATGGCTGTTGACGCTAGAATCATACTGAAGAAACTGTGA
- the amrS gene encoding AmmeMemoRadiSam system radical SAM enzyme, which translates to MGFDPDGPGVKEAVLWEPLPGGRVKCNLCHRRCVIVQDAYGACGVRYNHKGRLYTLVYGMLTAANPDPIEKKPLMHFHPGAYVFSISTVGCNFYCKFCQNWVLSQTRRERVYGELFTPEEVVELAVSKGCMGVSYTYNEPTIFFEFMHDVASLAKKKGLFNTIVTNGYMTPEAVSMLGGLIDAATVDFKASGNREFYRKYMGVPDPEPIFGSILEMKKHGWWIEITDLIVPEVGDEEGDLKRLAEWVRDNLGPETPFHLLRFHPEYLLNDLPPTPVKTLERLSELALETGLKHVYIGNVLGHRLENTYCPSCGSLVVERKGFFITKWRLTSDFKCQACNYQLNFKGVFHGSKSREYLMWW; encoded by the coding sequence ATGGGTTTCGATCCTGACGGGCCAGGCGTTAAGGAAGCGGTTCTCTGGGAGCCTTTGCCGGGGGGTAGAGTGAAGTGTAATCTGTGCCACAGGCGTTGCGTTATCGTGCAGGACGCGTACGGTGCCTGCGGCGTGAGGTATAACCACAAGGGCAGGCTTTACACTTTAGTGTATGGCATGCTCACAGCAGCCAACCCCGACCCTATTGAGAAGAAGCCGCTGATGCACTTCCACCCCGGCGCGTATGTTTTCTCGATTTCAACAGTAGGGTGTAATTTCTACTGCAAGTTCTGCCAGAACTGGGTGTTGAGCCAGACGCGCAGGGAACGGGTTTACGGCGAGCTCTTCACGCCGGAGGAGGTGGTGGAGCTGGCTGTTTCCAAAGGCTGTATGGGCGTAAGCTACACTTACAACGAGCCCACAATATTCTTCGAGTTCATGCACGATGTTGCCTCGCTAGCTAAGAAGAAGGGATTGTTCAACACTATTGTGACGAATGGTTACATGACGCCCGAGGCGGTCAGTATGCTTGGCGGGCTGATAGATGCTGCTACTGTTGACTTTAAAGCATCAGGCAACAGGGAATTCTACAGGAAGTATATGGGTGTCCCGGATCCAGAGCCTATATTCGGCTCAATCCTTGAAATGAAGAAGCATGGATGGTGGATTGAGATAACTGATTTAATAGTGCCCGAGGTTGGCGATGAAGAAGGGGATTTGAAAAGGCTTGCAGAATGGGTTAGGGATAATTTAGGCCCTGAAACACCCTTCCACCTTTTAAGATTCCACCCGGAGTACTTGCTTAATGACCTACCGCCAACTCCTGTGAAGACTTTGGAGAGGCTGTCGGAGCTTGCATTGGAGACAGGTTTGAAACACGTGTATATTGGAAACGTCTTGGGTCACAGGCTCGAGAACACGTACTGTCCTTCCTGCGGCAGCCTTGTTGTTGAGAGGAAGGGGTTTTTCATTACCAAGTGGAGGTTGACAAGCGATTTCAAGTGTCAAGCATGTAATTATCAATTAAACTTTAAAGGAGTTTTCCACGGTTCTAAATCAAGAGAGTACTTAATGTGGTGGTGA
- a CDS encoding transglutaminase-like domain-containing protein, with protein sequence MPRLLLLILMLAMVLASPLQADAPSVSVPVECRSFYFFNAIWITYSNITETLLLESPVNFTLGSFINQTVVPVYSVNVDYNETSGTYAFNVTVGEGFYGYLVNKVEVCTPKSAWNKQLITMALANVSYAPYPETGFPSDIVEKYVHRPHELVVNVVVPAFEEWFNETYGVGTARASYLGLAVSAAYFIYLEFITYNASATPNSIEEVIQTRQGDCDDMSRILIELLNYYGIPSTIGYGYVYIPQAGFERFVMPVENVTYIFRYNGPHAFVLTYIPGYEWISVDLLAGSIWYYPFLFEGESVETTVNESDVEQTIDLHRSINGSQLIAVFDRDEFTRMFGAEVNNSLVEAFINETIIGSISTSTSHPTQSATETTQPTQSHSPTTTFEEHSPTPPVSTEPPRLLSAEALTVMLALVALALIVIFIIRLRKR encoded by the coding sequence ATGCCTCGTCTACTACTGCTTATTCTCATGCTTGCAATGGTTCTTGCATCCCCGCTACAAGCTGACGCTCCGAGCGTCTCAGTACCGGTTGAGTGCCGGTCATTCTACTTCTTCAACGCGATCTGGATCACCTACTCCAACATCACGGAAACCCTTCTACTAGAATCTCCGGTGAACTTCACGCTAGGCTCTTTCATAAATCAAACAGTAGTGCCTGTTTACAGCGTTAATGTTGATTATAATGAAACCAGCGGGACATACGCATTCAACGTTACAGTGGGCGAGGGATTCTACGGTTACCTGGTCAACAAGGTTGAAGTCTGCACTCCAAAGTCAGCATGGAACAAGCAATTAATCACCATGGCGCTCGCCAACGTTTCATACGCTCCCTACCCTGAAACAGGTTTTCCAAGCGACATAGTCGAGAAATACGTGCACCGTCCCCACGAGCTGGTAGTGAATGTTGTCGTACCTGCGTTTGAAGAATGGTTTAACGAAACCTACGGGGTCGGCACAGCTAGAGCCAGCTACCTGGGCCTTGCAGTGTCAGCTGCTTACTTTATCTACCTGGAGTTCATAACTTACAACGCGTCTGCAACACCGAACAGTATTGAGGAGGTAATTCAGACCAGGCAGGGGGATTGCGACGATATGTCGAGGATTTTGATCGAATTGTTAAACTATTATGGAATACCTTCTACGATAGGATACGGATATGTTTACATTCCCCAGGCAGGTTTTGAGAGGTTTGTGATGCCGGTTGAGAATGTGACATACATATTTAGATACAATGGTCCCCACGCTTTCGTCCTAACATATATTCCAGGTTACGAGTGGATCAGTGTTGACCTCCTAGCGGGCTCGATATGGTACTATCCCTTCCTGTTTGAAGGAGAAAGTGTTGAAACAACCGTTAACGAGAGCGATGTTGAGCAAACGATAGATCTACATAGAAGCATAAATGGTTCCCAGCTGATAGCTGTATTCGACCGGGACGAGTTCACGAGAATGTTCGGGGCAGAGGTTAACAATTCCCTCGTGGAAGCTTTCATAAATGAAACAATCATTGGTTCGATAAGTACTAGTACTTCACACCCGACTCAATCAGCAACCGAGACAACACAGCCTACCCAATCACACTCTCCCACGACAACATTTGAAGAACACTCTCCAACTCCACCCGTGTCGACAGAGCCTCCTCGCCTACTTTCCGCCGAGGCTTTAACAGTAATGCTAGCCTTAGTCGCCCTTGCTCTCATCGTGATATTTATTATTCGCTTAAGGAAGCGGTAG